DNA from Ananas comosus cultivar F153 unplaced genomic scaffold, ASM154086v1, whole genome shotgun sequence:
cgAATAGAATTCGTTCCCGACAtattgcgagaagcggaggagaaagtccaccttgctcgcaagagattgctcatgGCGCAGTCTCGACAGAAGAGTTATTCAGATAAGCGCCAtagagatttggagttcgcagtgggtgaccgcgtgttcttgaaagtttcgCCAATGAAAGGCGTGAGGAGATTTGGGGTGCGAGGGAAATTGAGTCCTCGttatattggcccctacgagatcttggagcggattgaGACGCTGGCTTACCGACTTGCATTGCCACTCAAGCTTGTGAGTGTGTAcaacgtattccacgtctccaatatCTGCAAGTATGTGCATGATCCTGAGCATGTCTTGGTctatgagccgccggaactgCAAGAAGATatgagctacgagg
Protein-coding regions in this window:
- the LOC109704786 gene encoding uncharacterized protein LOC109704786, giving the protein MAQSRQKSYSDKRHRDLEFAVGDRVFLKVSPMKGVRRFGVRGKLSPRYIGPYEILERIETLAYRLALPLKLVSVYNVFHVSNICKYVHDPEHVLVYEPPELQEDMSYEEFPVMILAREV